The genome window TGATTTGAAATCATCAGTTGCCAAAATGATTGAATAATTGCCCCAAAATGCCTCATCATAAGGGCCGAGTTGGTCAGAAAAGTCCATACCGGACTGCAGGAGCTTGTCATTGTTAATTGCTTTGCCATCTTCAATTAAGGAAGATATCATTAACTCTCTTTCCGTGGTGTATATATATTCCTTGTCCTTCCTGGTCAGCTTGTTAACATCAATAAAAAATATACTTTTAAGGTACCATCTCCCGCTAATTTGGGAATAATTGACAGTAACATCCACAGAAACGGTCTCAAATGTTATTCCTGCAAATATTCTCATTAATCGCAATTGAAATTTTGAAGGCTGCTCGGCCAGTATACCGTATTCATTGTACCCCCAATGCACCTTTATGATAGGTTTCTCCCTCACGGATCAATTCCCTGTAGAATCCAAGGGTTGTGAATGGGTCCATTTCGTAATTTTCAGGGATCTTTTTAATAGCTGCTTCAACAATTTCTTTTGCATCCATAGCCCTTACCTTGAACTCAGCAAGTTGCACCGGGTCGGAAACAAGTTTGAAAAGATTGATCGAATCACTGAATTCATGCAAAGGAATGGAATAGCTTTTATAGCCTATGTAAGACACAACAACTGTATCAGAAAGGTCGGTCTTTTGGGTGTTCAGGACAAACATGCCATCCATGTTTGACACGCATCCGATGTTTTTGCCCTGCACGTTGATATTTGCATAATGAAGGGGCTGTCCTGACCGGCTGTCAATAATTTTTCCATAAACACGGTTATTGCTTTGTCCTTTCATGATCTTATTGTAGGCAATTATCATAAAAAACATTGATATCCAGATAATAATTAGTCTATAGTTCTTCATCAGGATCATTTTTTCTCAAAGGTCTGCACACACATTGGATTTTAATAATTTATAGGATGAACGAGAGGAGAATGTGATGAGCCATAGATATGAAGGGACGAATGAAGTTCATCACAAAATTCTTCTTATCAGCTTAATTTTCATGTAATTTTGATCCTGTTTGAGATAGAAAATATGAACAGTTCCAGGCTGAACAATATTGCAATTAATATTTACGCATGGCTTGCTCTGATGCTATTGTTTTTTACGGTATTGTACTATTTTACGGATTTTCAGTTTGCAATCAGCTTTATAATATTTATCATTTTTCCGGTTATATTACCTGTATATATACACTTTTGCCTGGTCGACAGGTTTTTCCTGAAGAAAAAGTTTTTCAAATATTCCGTCTACACCTTGCTTCTGGTGACAATATCCGGTTTTCTTGCCCAATACATTGCCGATGTATCGATTAATACTGATGATTTTTATTTCGGGGGCTATCTGAATCCTTTAATATTCATTTTGATTTCTACAGGAATTAAAGGGTTCAGAGATAACCTGAGAAACAAGATTAAATTGACCGAGGCAGAAGCAGCAAAAGCCCGGGCGGAATCCGAACTACGGTATGCAGAATCAAGGCAGGCCTTCGCAGAGCTGGAATTTCTAAAATCGCAGGTTAATCCACACTTCCTGTTTAATAACCTGAATAATATTTATTCTCTGGTCCTTGAAAATTCGGAATACACTGCAGAAGCTATAATGAAGCTCTCGGAACTTATGCGTTACATTATAGATTCAGGAAAGAATAATTTGATCGGAATTGATAAAGAACTTGACTTTATTAAAAATTATGTTTCGATAGAAGAATTGAGGCTGAAGAACAAGTGTGTGATAAGTCTTAATATTCAAGGAAATAGCAATAAACTCAGCCTTCCTCCTATGCTGATGCTACCACTTGTTGAGAATGCTTTTAAGCATGGCATTGGGACAGATGTAAAGAAAAATTTCATCGAAATAAATATTACAATTACAGGCAAACGGTTTGAATTAAATATTCACAACAGCATTGGAAAGAAAAATGCCGGGGAAAATAATGGAACAGGTATCATTAATCTGGAGAAGCGGCTCAGGATCCTTTATCCGGAAAGTTATATGTTGGAAATATCCCAAAACGATGGTAATTATCA of Bacteroidota bacterium contains these proteins:
- a CDS encoding carboxypeptidase-like regulatory domain-containing protein; amino-acid sequence: MKNYRLIIIWISMFFMIIAYNKIMKGQSNNRVYGKIIDSRSGQPLHYANINVQGKNIGCVSNMDGMFVLNTQKTDLSDTVVVSYIGYKSYSIPLHEFSDSINLFKLVSDPVQLAEFKVRAMDAKEIVEAAIKKIPENYEMDPFTTLGFYRELIREGETYHKGALGVQ
- a CDS encoding histidine kinase; its protein translation is MNSSRLNNIAINIYAWLALMLLFFTVLYYFTDFQFAISFIIFIIFPVILPVYIHFCLVDRFFLKKKFFKYSVYTLLLVTISGFLAQYIADVSINTDDFYFGGYLNPLIFILISTGIKGFRDNLRNKIKLTEAEAAKARAESELRYAESRQAFAELEFLKSQVNPHFLFNNLNNIYSLVLENSEYTAEAIMKLSELMRYIIDSGKNNLIGIDKELDFIKNYVSIEELRLKNKCVISLNIQGNSNKLSLPPMLMLPLVENAFKHGIGTDVKKNFIEINITITGKRFELNIHNSIGKKNAGENNGTGIINLEKRLRILYPESYMLEISQNDGNYHSQLKINL